One window from the genome of bacterium encodes:
- a CDS encoding indolepyruvate oxidoreductase subunit beta: MSVPKGDVFLAGVGGQGTLLASEVLCDAFLLSGFDVKKSEVHGMAQRGGSVTTHLRFGPKVYSPLIEPGKADLLIAFEKIEALRFAHYLRPGGAMVVNAQEIFPPSVATGQERYPADVEERLRAVTDRLHIVDALAAALSMREVRAVNMVMMGAASRFLPLPEAAYEEAMKARLPEKIVAVNVQAFRAGRELLQPA, from the coding sequence ATGAGCGTACCGAAGGGCGACGTTTTCCTGGCCGGCGTCGGGGGGCAGGGGACCCTGCTCGCCTCCGAGGTCCTGTGCGACGCGTTCCTCCTTTCCGGGTTCGACGTGAAGAAAAGCGAGGTCCACGGGATGGCGCAGCGCGGGGGTTCGGTCACGACCCACCTGCGCTTCGGCCCGAAGGTCTACTCGCCGCTCATCGAGCCGGGGAAGGCGGACCTGCTGATCGCCTTCGAGAAGATCGAGGCGCTCCGGTTCGCCCACTACCTGCGGCCCGGCGGGGCGATGGTGGTGAACGCCCAGGAGATCTTCCCGCCGTCGGTGGCCACCGGGCAGGAGCGGTATCCGGCGGACGTCGAGGAACGCCTGCGGGCCGTGACGGACCGGCTCCACATCGTGGATGCCCTCGCCGCGGCGCTGTCGATGCGCGAGGTGCGGGCGGTCAACATGGTGATGATGGGGGCCGCTTCCCGCTTCCTGCCGCTGCCCGAAGCCGCCTACGAGGAAGCGATGAAGGCCCGCCTGCCGGAGAAGATCGTCGCCGTCAACGTGCAGGCGTTCCGCGCCGGACGGGAGCTGCTCCAACCGGCCTGA
- the had gene encoding 6-hydroxycyclohex-1-ene-1-carbonyl-CoA dehydrogenase, protein MADAPHRWWMTAPGEPMKKADFDPFPPSAGEVVVEVSGCGVCHTDLGFYYDGVRVKSPLPLTLGHEISGRVAAAGPGAESWKGKAVIVPAVIPCGECELCASGHGTICRRQQMPGNDIQGGFATHIRVPARGLCLVDEKRLAAAGLQLADVSVVADAVTTPYQAVMQAEVTPGDFAVVVGVGGVGGYAVQIARAFGATVAALDVDPLKLAAMAEYGAALTVNVREVQGRDLKKSVQEFAKRNGCRDTRWKIFECSGTAAGQDTAFGLLNHGATLSVVGFTMDKVELRLSNLMAFHARALGNWGCLTELYPQALDLVLDGKIALAPFIERHPLNDINEVFAAAHGRKLSRRAILVPGT, encoded by the coding sequence TTGGCAGACGCACCGCATCGCTGGTGGATGACCGCTCCGGGGGAGCCGATGAAAAAAGCCGACTTCGACCCGTTTCCGCCGTCTGCGGGCGAGGTGGTGGTCGAGGTGTCCGGTTGCGGGGTGTGTCACACGGACCTCGGCTTCTATTACGACGGCGTGCGGGTGAAGTCCCCCCTTCCGTTGACGCTTGGCCACGAGATCAGCGGCCGCGTCGCCGCCGCCGGGCCGGGGGCGGAATCCTGGAAGGGGAAGGCGGTGATCGTCCCCGCGGTGATCCCCTGCGGCGAATGCGAGCTGTGCGCCTCGGGGCACGGCACGATCTGCCGGCGGCAGCAGATGCCGGGGAACGATATCCAGGGGGGGTTCGCCACCCACATCCGCGTTCCGGCGCGGGGACTCTGCCTCGTGGACGAGAAGCGGCTCGCGGCGGCCGGCCTGCAGTTGGCCGACGTCTCCGTGGTCGCCGACGCGGTGACCACTCCGTACCAGGCCGTGATGCAGGCGGAAGTAACGCCCGGCGATTTCGCCGTCGTGGTCGGGGTCGGCGGCGTCGGCGGATATGCCGTCCAGATCGCGCGCGCCTTCGGTGCGACCGTGGCGGCCCTCGACGTGGACCCGCTGAAACTCGCGGCCATGGCCGAATACGGCGCCGCGCTGACCGTCAACGTCCGCGAGGTCCAGGGCCGCGACCTGAAAAAATCGGTCCAGGAATTCGCGAAGCGGAACGGCTGTCGCGACACCCGGTGGAAGATCTTCGAGTGCTCCGGGACCGCCGCCGGACAGGACACCGCATTCGGACTGCTCAATCACGGCGCGACGCTGTCCGTGGTCGGCTTCACCATGGACAAGGTGGAACTGCGCCTCTCGAACCTGATGGCCTTCCACGCCCGGGCGCTGGGGAACTGGGGATGCCTGACCGAGCTGTACCCGCAGGCGCTCGATCTCGTGCTGGACGGGAAGATCGCCCTGGCCCCCTTCATCGAACGCCATCCGCTGAACGACATCAACGAGGTCTTCGCCGCCGCCCACGGGCGCAAGCTCTCCCGGCGCGCGATCCTCGTCCCGGGGACATGA
- a CDS encoding cyclohexa-1,5-dienecarbonyl-CoA hydratase: protein MSAPPLKVDLEKDGALLRLRLSRPKANIIDAAMIAALRSALDEHLPDPRLRGVLLEAEGPHFSFGASVMEHLPGSCAAMLRDLHLLILQLVASPVPVLAAVRGQCLGGGLELAAACHRIFAAPGATLGQPEIKLAVFAPAASCLLPERIGQSRAEDLLFSGRGIDAEEALRIGLVDALADDPSHAALAYFDEHIAPRSASSLRFAVRAARYDYVRRIRRKLAEVERVYLEELMATHDAVEGLTAFIAKRPAVWEDR from the coding sequence ATGAGCGCGCCCCCCCTCAAGGTGGACCTGGAAAAGGACGGCGCGCTGCTGCGCCTGCGTCTTTCCCGGCCCAAGGCGAACATCATCGACGCGGCGATGATCGCGGCGCTGCGGTCGGCCCTCGACGAGCACCTGCCGGACCCGCGCCTTCGCGGCGTGCTCCTGGAGGCCGAGGGCCCGCACTTCAGCTTCGGAGCCAGCGTGATGGAGCACCTGCCGGGGTCGTGCGCCGCGATGCTCCGCGACCTGCACCTCCTGATCCTGCAGCTTGTCGCCAGCCCGGTCCCCGTCCTGGCGGCGGTCCGCGGCCAGTGCCTGGGCGGCGGCCTGGAACTGGCGGCCGCCTGCCACCGGATCTTCGCCGCTCCCGGCGCGACCCTCGGGCAGCCCGAGATCAAGCTGGCGGTGTTCGCCCCGGCGGCCTCCTGCCTGCTGCCGGAGCGGATCGGCCAATCCCGCGCGGAGGATCTCCTCTTCTCGGGGCGCGGCATCGATGCGGAGGAAGCGCTTCGCATCGGCCTCGTGGACGCGCTGGCCGACGACCCTTCGCACGCCGCCCTCGCGTATTTCGACGAACATATCGCGCCGCGAAGCGCCAGCTCCCTCCGGTTCGCCGTGCGCGCCGCCCGCTACGACTACGTCCGCCGGATCCGCCGGAAGCTCGCCGAAGTCGAACGGGTGTACCTCGAGGAGCTGATGGCGACCCACGACGCCGTGGAAGGGTTGACGGCCTTCATCGCCAAGCGCCCCGCGGTGTGGGAAGACCGCTGA
- a CDS encoding acyl-CoA dehydratase activase, producing the protein MKTPVFVGIDIGSSRTKVAVIDADRRLLGHSVRKSGTNFSATASTCLGESLETAGARREEIVHAVSTGYGRTNVDFVAAKSKTEIGCLSRWGRDRFSEAITIIDIGGQDNKVIKLDGEGRRASFKMNRKCAAGTGAFLEEMSLRLDIPLEAMDALARESTEMVKLGSYCTVFSATEVLENIRHGKKVPDIVKGLFYSVIKRVLEMDSHDGQVVMTGGVVAHNPYIVEMAGEMAGRPVVLPEYPQLAGAIGAALYALDETDPIGVRNQISAGETHG; encoded by the coding sequence ATGAAGACGCCCGTATTCGTCGGCATCGACATCGGGTCCTCCCGGACCAAGGTCGCGGTGATCGACGCCGATCGCCGTCTCCTCGGGCACTCCGTCCGGAAATCCGGAACGAACTTCTCCGCCACCGCCTCGACTTGCCTCGGGGAATCGCTGGAGACGGCCGGGGCGCGCCGCGAGGAGATCGTCCATGCCGTTTCGACGGGGTACGGACGGACCAACGTCGACTTCGTCGCCGCGAAGAGCAAGACCGAGATCGGCTGCCTCTCCCGGTGGGGCCGCGACCGGTTCTCCGAGGCGATCACCATCATCGACATCGGCGGGCAGGACAACAAGGTGATCAAGCTCGACGGGGAAGGGCGACGCGCGAGCTTCAAGATGAACCGGAAGTGCGCGGCCGGGACCGGGGCGTTTCTCGAGGAGATGTCCCTGCGCCTCGACATCCCCCTGGAGGCGATGGACGCCCTGGCCCGCGAGTCGACGGAGATGGTCAAGCTCGGGAGCTATTGCACCGTCTTCTCGGCGACGGAGGTCCTCGAGAACATCCGCCACGGGAAGAAGGTGCCCGATATCGTCAAGGGGCTCTTCTACTCGGTGATCAAGCGCGTGCTGGAGATGGACTCCCACGACGGGCAGGTCGTCATGACGGGGGGAGTCGTCGCGCACAACCCGTACATCGTCGAAATGGCCGGGGAGATGGCCGGACGGCCGGTCGTGCTCCCCGAATATCCGCAACTGGCCGGTGCGATCGGCGCCGCCCTGTACGCACTGGATGAAACGGATCCGATCGGGGTCCGGAACCAAATCTCCGCGGGAGAGACCCATGGCTGA
- a CDS encoding 2-hydroxyacyl-CoA dehydratase family protein translates to MAEEKKTTRKKIQAADTMNKIMSDYFYELNDAATTGKRKVAWCTSVGPAELLQALGFAVHFPENHAAMLGATRMSTDLIPAANAIGYSPDICSYLTADIGAYLKGITPLAKAYPGIQSVPKPDVLVYNTNQCRDVQDWMAWYSKKLGVPAIGVTSPKNVNEVTDAHIDDVTRQIEALVPTLEGIAGVKLDMARLRETVNLSRECTELWKQVLETAKASPAPLTFFDGTIHMGPAVVLRGTQRAVDYYKVLLAELEQRIRDGVGAVDGETSRIYWEGMPVWGRLRQHSELFANLKSTVLASTYCSSWIFPSFDGNDPIRSMAKAYLELFIVRSDRYKEEYIKEMIGKFRIDGIIYHDAKTCPYNSNSRYGLPGRVEADTGVPSLVISGDLNDLRCISDEQTKTNVEAFIEQIAEGR, encoded by the coding sequence ATGGCTGAAGAGAAGAAGACGACGCGAAAGAAGATCCAGGCCGCCGACACGATGAACAAGATCATGTCGGACTATTTCTATGAACTGAACGATGCGGCGACCACGGGAAAGCGGAAGGTGGCGTGGTGCACCAGCGTGGGACCGGCGGAGCTGCTCCAGGCGCTGGGATTCGCCGTCCACTTCCCGGAAAACCACGCCGCCATGCTCGGCGCCACGCGGATGTCGACCGACCTCATCCCGGCGGCGAACGCGATCGGCTATTCGCCCGACATCTGCTCGTACCTGACGGCCGACATCGGCGCGTACCTCAAGGGGATCACCCCGCTCGCCAAGGCGTACCCCGGGATCCAGTCCGTGCCGAAGCCCGACGTCCTGGTCTACAACACGAACCAGTGCCGCGACGTCCAGGACTGGATGGCCTGGTACTCGAAGAAACTCGGAGTCCCCGCCATCGGCGTCACCTCCCCCAAGAACGTGAACGAAGTGACCGACGCCCACATCGACGACGTCACCCGGCAGATCGAGGCCCTGGTGCCGACCCTTGAGGGGATCGCGGGGGTGAAGCTCGACATGGCCCGGCTGCGGGAGACGGTCAATCTCTCCCGCGAGTGCACCGAGCTGTGGAAGCAGGTCCTCGAGACGGCCAAGGCGTCCCCCGCCCCGCTCACCTTCTTCGACGGGACGATCCACATGGGGCCCGCCGTCGTCCTCCGGGGAACCCAGCGGGCGGTCGACTACTACAAGGTCCTCCTCGCCGAGCTGGAGCAGAGGATCCGGGACGGCGTGGGAGCCGTGGACGGGGAGACCTCGCGGATCTACTGGGAGGGGATGCCCGTGTGGGGCCGCCTGCGCCAGCACTCCGAGCTGTTCGCGAACCTCAAGTCGACCGTCCTGGCCTCCACCTACTGCAGCAGTTGGATCTTCCCGTCCTTCGACGGGAACGACCCGATCCGGAGCATGGCGAAGGCGTACCTGGAGCTGTTCATCGTCCGCTCCGACCGGTACAAGGAGGAGTACATCAAGGAGATGATCGGGAAGTTCCGGATCGACGGGATCATCTACCACGACGCGAAGACGTGCCCCTACAACTCGAACAGCCGGTACGGCCTGCCCGGACGGGTGGAGGCCGATACCGGCGTCCCCTCCCTGGTCATCTCCGGCGACCTCAACGACCTTCGCTGCATCTCCGACGAACAGACGAAGACGAACGTCGAAGCGTTCATCGAACAGATCGCGGAGGGGAGATAA
- a CDS encoding acetate--CoA ligase family protein translates to MLDALFRPKAVAIIGASTKELSIGNVIIRNLQEYGYKGEIYPINPTAPEVRGIKAYKSLEEIPGEVDLAHIIIPAKLVPQAIEDCGKKGVKAAVINSAGFSEMGEEGAKLQAAFLANARKYGVRVFGPNCQGIINTDPALKAYCNFTFTYPEPGSVSVVALSGGVGALLMQGLFDLGVGMRMYASNGNACDVSIPEILRYWKDDAGCKAIVLYTEGFSDPREFLAVAREVAAKKPILAMKAGRTVQGAKAASSHTGSLAGVDIATELIFEKTGILSFQDEEEMSRAAMAFATQPIPAGNRVGIITNTGGPAVIATDVLVAAGLDVPKLSEASIAKLKATQFPQAALENPIDVVATAGGPQFRAAMDVLLDDDGIDSIFMNFVTAPFTDTHAVAREIAAVCALGKKPIVCNFMTDLSQERYRITMRILKEGGVPFYANPTAAARALGALARYGRLQRRDIGKPESLPGVDAARAAEIVEQARKSGRSVLSATDVYTIFEAYGIPVAGWKVVDTAATAVAAADAIGYPVVVKVDAEAIDHKSDMGGVAVNLKDAAAVRAAVEGMQGRLGSSGKLRFLVQKFLPGGRELIVGASVSRGLGHLVMFGLGGIYVEVLKDVAFKIAPVTRVEAREMLGSLKTKALLDGLRGEKGIDKEKVIDLILRVSQLLGDLPMIQEMDLNPILAFENAVYAVDGRIRI, encoded by the coding sequence ATGCTGGACGCCCTGTTCCGGCCGAAAGCGGTCGCCATCATCGGCGCCTCCACCAAGGAGCTGTCGATCGGGAACGTCATCATCCGGAACCTCCAGGAGTACGGCTACAAGGGGGAGATCTACCCGATCAACCCCACGGCGCCGGAGGTCCGCGGCATCAAGGCGTACAAGTCGCTGGAGGAGATCCCGGGCGAGGTCGACCTCGCGCACATCATCATCCCCGCCAAGCTTGTTCCCCAGGCGATCGAGGATTGCGGAAAGAAGGGGGTCAAGGCGGCCGTCATCAATTCCGCCGGGTTCAGCGAGATGGGCGAGGAGGGCGCGAAGCTCCAGGCGGCGTTCCTCGCCAACGCCAGGAAGTACGGCGTCCGGGTGTTCGGCCCGAACTGCCAGGGGATCATCAACACCGATCCCGCGCTGAAGGCGTATTGCAACTTCACCTTCACCTACCCGGAGCCGGGATCCGTGTCCGTGGTGGCGTTGAGCGGCGGGGTCGGGGCCCTCCTCATGCAGGGCCTGTTCGACCTGGGCGTCGGGATGCGGATGTACGCCTCCAACGGAAATGCCTGCGACGTCTCGATCCCGGAGATCCTCCGCTATTGGAAGGACGACGCGGGATGCAAGGCGATCGTCCTGTACACGGAGGGGTTCTCCGATCCGAGGGAGTTCCTCGCCGTCGCGCGGGAGGTTGCGGCGAAGAAGCCGATCCTGGCGATGAAGGCCGGGCGCACGGTCCAGGGGGCGAAGGCGGCCTCGTCCCACACGGGGTCCCTGGCGGGGGTGGACATCGCCACCGAGCTGATCTTCGAGAAGACCGGCATCCTCTCCTTCCAGGACGAGGAGGAGATGTCCCGCGCGGCGATGGCGTTCGCCACCCAGCCGATCCCCGCGGGGAACCGGGTCGGGATCATCACGAACACCGGCGGGCCCGCCGTCATCGCCACCGACGTCCTCGTCGCCGCGGGCCTCGACGTCCCGAAGCTCTCCGAGGCGTCGATCGCGAAGCTCAAGGCGACCCAGTTTCCCCAGGCGGCCCTCGAGAACCCGATCGACGTCGTGGCCACCGCGGGCGGCCCCCAGTTCCGCGCCGCCATGGATGTCCTCCTCGACGACGACGGCATCGACAGCATCTTCATGAACTTCGTCACCGCTCCCTTTACCGACACCCACGCCGTGGCGCGGGAGATCGCGGCGGTCTGCGCGCTGGGAAAGAAACCGATCGTCTGCAACTTCATGACGGACTTGAGCCAGGAGCGGTACCGGATCACGATGCGGATCCTGAAGGAGGGCGGCGTCCCCTTCTACGCGAACCCGACCGCCGCCGCCCGGGCCCTCGGCGCCCTGGCGCGGTACGGGCGCCTCCAGCGGCGCGATATCGGGAAGCCGGAATCGCTCCCCGGCGTGGATGCCGCGCGGGCGGCGGAGATCGTCGAGCAGGCAAGGAAGAGCGGCCGCAGCGTCCTCTCCGCGACCGACGTCTACACGATCTTCGAGGCGTACGGGATCCCCGTCGCCGGCTGGAAGGTGGTGGATACCGCCGCTACGGCCGTCGCGGCGGCCGACGCGATCGGCTATCCCGTGGTGGTCAAGGTCGACGCGGAAGCGATCGACCACAAGAGCGACATGGGCGGAGTCGCCGTCAACCTCAAGGACGCGGCCGCGGTCCGCGCGGCCGTCGAGGGGATGCAGGGCCGGCTGGGTTCGTCCGGAAAGCTCCGTTTCCTCGTCCAGAAATTCCTCCCCGGGGGGCGCGAGCTGATCGTCGGCGCCAGCGTCTCGCGGGGGCTCGGCCACCTCGTGATGTTCGGGCTCGGGGGGATCTACGTCGAGGTCCTGAAGGACGTGGCCTTCAAGATCGCGCCGGTCACCCGGGTGGAGGCCCGGGAGATGCTCGGCTCCCTCAAGACGAAGGCGCTGCTCGACGGTCTGCGGGGAGAGAAGGGGATCGACAAGGAGAAGGTGATCGACCTGATCCTGCGCGTCTCGCAGCTCCTCGGCGACCTGCCGATGATCCAGGAGATGGACCTCAACCCGATCCTCGCCTTCGAGAACGCGGTGTACGCGGTCGATGGCAGGATACGGATATGA
- a CDS encoding thiolase family protein — MLTKAYIPYRGYYSTPFVRWQGSLANEHSIVLGANTSRRFFESKGWDPKMIEYVLVGSTVYQKQWFYSGPWAAGMMGAAGVPGVLVSQACSTSTFTVYQAGMGVETGLFGNGWCLLADRCSNGPHASWPNPGGPGGQVISEDWVMDNFGKDPWAGGAMIQTAENVSKEHGVTRAECDGITLRRQEQYQAALANDREFQKRYMFPVEVQLSKKKTITVAADEGVFPSTKEGLAGLRPVLPEGAHTYGTQTYPADGNCGVFVTTREKAKELGADPKVEIRIVSFGFARTKKAFMAAAVAPSAQMALDNAGIKASDLGAIKTHNPFAANDLVMAKAMGLDANGMNNFGSSLIYGHPQGPTGARLMMEGIEELALKGGGYLLFSGCAAGDTAASLVLKVG; from the coding sequence ATGCTGACCAAGGCGTATATCCCGTACCGTGGGTATTACAGCACCCCGTTCGTCCGCTGGCAGGGATCGCTGGCCAACGAGCATTCGATCGTGCTGGGGGCGAACACCTCCCGGCGGTTCTTCGAGTCAAAGGGGTGGGACCCGAAGATGATCGAGTACGTCCTGGTCGGCAGCACCGTCTACCAGAAGCAGTGGTTCTACAGCGGCCCCTGGGCCGCGGGGATGATGGGCGCCGCCGGTGTTCCCGGCGTCCTCGTCAGCCAGGCGTGCTCGACCTCGACGTTCACCGTCTACCAGGCCGGCATGGGGGTCGAGACGGGGCTCTTCGGCAACGGCTGGTGCCTCCTCGCCGACCGCTGCTCCAACGGCCCCCACGCCTCGTGGCCGAACCCGGGCGGCCCCGGCGGCCAGGTGATCTCCGAGGACTGGGTCATGGACAACTTCGGCAAGGACCCCTGGGCGGGCGGCGCGATGATCCAGACCGCGGAAAACGTCAGCAAGGAGCACGGCGTGACCCGTGCCGAGTGCGACGGGATCACCCTTCGCCGGCAGGAGCAGTACCAGGCCGCGCTCGCGAACGACCGGGAGTTCCAGAAGCGGTACATGTTCCCCGTCGAGGTCCAGCTCTCCAAAAAGAAGACGATCACCGTCGCGGCCGACGAAGGGGTCTTCCCCTCCACCAAGGAGGGATTGGCCGGTTTGAGGCCCGTCCTGCCCGAAGGCGCGCACACGTACGGCACGCAAACGTACCCGGCCGACGGCAACTGCGGCGTCTTCGTGACCACCCGGGAAAAGGCGAAGGAACTTGGCGCCGACCCGAAGGTGGAGATCCGGATCGTCTCCTTCGGGTTCGCCCGGACGAAAAAGGCGTTCATGGCCGCCGCGGTGGCGCCTTCCGCACAGATGGCCCTCGACAACGCCGGGATCAAGGCCTCCGACCTCGGCGCGATCAAGACGCACAACCCCTTCGCCGCGAACGACCTGGTCATGGCGAAGGCGATGGGGCTCGACGCGAACGGAATGAACAATTTCGGGTCCTCCCTCATCTACGGCCATCCGCAGGGACCCACGGGAGCCCGCCTCATGATGGAAGGGATCGAGGAGCTGGCGTTGAAGGGGGGCGGCTACCTCCTCTTCTCCGGCTGCGCCGCGGGAGACACGGCGGCCTCTCTGGTCCTGAAGGTCGGCTGA
- a CDS encoding enoyl-CoA hydratase-related protein: MAFEFITLKREGRIVTVLLNRPPTNPLSGAFGRELFDAFTEVDRMEDVAVVVIASALEKAFIAGADIKEMASMDRAASEAFSKLLQDANNLLPRMKKVVVAAINGHALGGGCELAMACDYRLMKKGKALIGLPEATLGIVPGAGGTQRLPRLVGLSKAMDILLRGKAMGPEEALAIGLVDRLIEPENFMDEVMKFADQLASGAGKAMGCIKAAVHEGIDLPMEQALAVERKYGLENLGTHDAKEGLAAFAEKRKPVFLGK; the protein is encoded by the coding sequence ATGGCGTTCGAGTTCATCACGCTGAAACGCGAAGGCAGGATCGTGACCGTGCTCCTCAACCGGCCTCCGACGAACCCGCTTTCCGGCGCGTTCGGGCGGGAGCTGTTCGACGCATTCACCGAGGTCGACCGGATGGAGGACGTGGCGGTCGTGGTGATCGCGAGCGCGCTGGAGAAGGCTTTCATCGCCGGGGCGGACATCAAGGAGATGGCCTCCATGGACCGGGCCGCGTCCGAGGCGTTCTCGAAGCTCCTGCAGGACGCCAACAACCTTCTCCCCCGCATGAAGAAGGTGGTCGTCGCCGCCATCAACGGCCACGCTCTCGGCGGCGGCTGCGAGCTGGCGATGGCGTGCGATTACCGCCTCATGAAGAAGGGGAAGGCGCTCATCGGCCTCCCCGAGGCGACCCTCGGCATCGTGCCGGGTGCGGGCGGCACCCAGCGGCTCCCGCGGCTGGTCGGGCTTTCGAAGGCGATGGACATCCTCCTTCGCGGGAAGGCGATGGGGCCCGAGGAGGCGCTGGCGATCGGTCTCGTCGACCGGCTGATCGAGCCGGAGAACTTCATGGACGAGGTGATGAAATTCGCGGACCAGCTCGCCTCCGGCGCCGGAAAGGCCATGGGATGCATCAAGGCGGCGGTCCACGAGGGGATCGACCTTCCCATGGAGCAGGCGCTGGCGGTCGAACGGAAATACGGTCTCGAAAACCTCGGGACCCACGACGCGAAGGAAGGACTCGCCGCCTTCGCCGAAAAACGGAAGCCCGTCTTCCTGGGCAAGTGA
- a CDS encoding 3-hydroxyacyl-CoA dehydrogenase family protein gives MKIEEIRTIGVAGAGSMGAGIIQVAAQSGFEVKVVDVSDAVWAKAQKTIVKSLERMLAKEKITADQMNEALGRISFSTDMNSLAGVPFIIEAVFEEIGVKKEFFAKLDAVVGNDTVYATNTSSLSITEMASLVKRPAKFVGMHFFNPVPMMKLVEVIPALQTEQATTDLALAMAAKLGKTAITCKDTPGFVVNRLLVPYMLDAVRLLESGTASAQDIDTAMKLGCGMPMGPFELMDFTGVEISYHVGNIFFDYTKESRFSPPTLIRKMVKAGYLGKKTGKGFYDYPAK, from the coding sequence ATGAAGATCGAAGAGATCCGGACGATCGGCGTTGCGGGAGCCGGCAGCATGGGAGCGGGGATCATCCAGGTCGCCGCCCAGTCGGGCTTCGAGGTGAAGGTGGTCGACGTGAGCGATGCGGTCTGGGCGAAGGCGCAGAAGACGATCGTGAAGAGCCTCGAGCGGATGCTCGCCAAGGAGAAGATCACCGCGGACCAGATGAACGAGGCCCTCGGGAGGATCTCGTTTTCCACCGACATGAACTCGCTTGCGGGCGTCCCGTTCATCATCGAGGCGGTCTTCGAGGAGATCGGCGTGAAGAAGGAGTTCTTCGCGAAGCTCGACGCCGTCGTGGGGAACGACACCGTATACGCGACGAACACCTCCTCCCTCTCGATCACCGAGATGGCCTCCCTCGTGAAGCGCCCCGCGAAGTTCGTCGGCATGCACTTCTTCAACCCGGTCCCGATGATGAAGCTGGTAGAGGTGATCCCCGCGCTCCAGACGGAACAGGCGACGACCGACCTCGCCCTCGCGATGGCCGCGAAGCTCGGCAAGACCGCCATCACCTGCAAGGACACGCCGGGGTTCGTCGTCAACCGCCTGCTCGTGCCGTACATGCTCGACGCGGTCCGTCTCCTCGAGTCGGGGACGGCGTCGGCCCAGGACATCGACACGGCGATGAAGCTCGGGTGCGGCATGCCGATGGGACCGTTCGAATTGATGGATTTCACCGGGGTGGAAATCTCGTATCATGTGGGGAACATTTTCTTCGACTATACGAAGGAAAGCCGATTCTCCCCTCCGACGCTGATCCGGAAGATGGTGAAGGCCGGCTACCTGGGGAAGAAGACCGGCAAGGGATTCTACGACTATCCGGCGAAGTAG